Proteins encoded within one genomic window of Guyparkeria hydrothermalis:
- a CDS encoding MBL fold metallo-hydrolase: MLRSMLPLLGLVGLLFTGLAPAGSTYEPTAEQVTENVYAIIGPTDARTYKNHGMNANYGVITTGEGVILIDSGPGAFSGPYIERAVAAVSDEPIRWVINIGVQDHRWLGNDFFQRQGAEVIAFEQTVKAQERFADQHMVGRLPAALGERFDGTRPAYADRRLEGDTASVTLGGVNIELSLTDAHFPGDAMAYLPQSDVAFTGDLVYVDRLLGIHPWSDPRNGLAAFERLEAIDPAFVVPGHGRVSDMARARRDSGAYYDFLVNTIGQAARDFEPMSEVLDKYEDLDAFRHLEHYEDWHRTNMNRTFVQFESL; this comes from the coding sequence ATGCTGCGATCAATGCTCCCTCTCCTCGGACTTGTCGGCCTGCTGTTCACCGGTCTGGCCCCGGCCGGCTCGACCTATGAACCGACCGCCGAGCAAGTGACTGAAAACGTCTACGCCATCATCGGCCCGACCGATGCCCGCACCTACAAGAACCACGGCATGAACGCCAATTACGGCGTGATCACGACTGGCGAGGGCGTGATCCTGATCGATTCCGGCCCGGGTGCCTTCAGCGGGCCGTACATAGAACGGGCAGTTGCCGCGGTAAGCGACGAGCCGATCCGTTGGGTCATCAATATCGGGGTTCAGGATCACCGCTGGCTGGGCAATGACTTCTTCCAGCGCCAGGGCGCCGAGGTGATCGCGTTCGAACAGACGGTGAAAGCACAGGAGCGCTTTGCGGACCAGCACATGGTAGGCCGGCTTCCGGCGGCGTTGGGCGAGCGTTTCGACGGCACCCGACCGGCCTACGCCGATCGCCGCCTCGAGGGCGATACGGCAAGCGTCACGCTGGGCGGGGTGAACATCGAACTGTCACTGACCGATGCCCACTTCCCGGGTGACGCGATGGCCTACCTGCCGCAAAGCGACGTCGCCTTCACGGGGGACCTCGTCTATGTCGACCGCCTGCTGGGCATTCACCCCTGGTCCGACCCGCGCAATGGTCTGGCGGCGTTCGAACGTCTGGAGGCTATCGACCCGGCATTCGTCGTGCCCGGCCACGGTCGCGTCAGTGACATGGCGCGCGCCCGGCGCGATTCCGGGGCCTACTACGATTTCCTTGTCAACACGATCGGCCAGGCCGCGCGGGACTTCGAGCCCATGAGCGAGGTGCTCGACAAGTACGAGGATCTGGACGCCTTCCGCCACCTCGAACACTACGAGGATTGGCATCGCACCAACATGAACCGCACGTTCGTGCAGTTCGAGAGTCTCTGA
- a CDS encoding YeeE/YedE family protein, whose translation MTASLLAHPWLMLLAGALVIGLAFGAIAGATRYCNMGAVSDWVLTGDLGRMRAWLLSIAVAVAGVALLEYAGVFDLDQTRVNYRAAYFPWLRYLLGGLLFGIGMVLAGGCTTKTLVNIGQGDMKSLWAYAVVGLTAAGLLYWPEARWFIDQTLAWPGLSLESVSIEHQDVGAVIAGVTGQGTLGDWRLATALFIAAALLLWLWRLDEARRMRRPDLIGGLGIGLVITAGWLWTGSSTGQALMNEASLAFQPPSGTGSQSLSFVAPAAETFRLATNPMLAWLTFGIVAMGGVILGAGLWAVLRRQFRWQGFGSWPQFASYTAGGALMGSGGIIAMGCSVGQGLSGTSTLAFGSLLALGTIVLGAFIALKTLLYRALYPESRPHLTACALLADMRLIPSRCHPFRDEDPSGTRPSGCSR comes from the coding sequence ATGACTGCTTCGCTTCTCGCTCACCCCTGGCTGATGCTGCTCGCCGGCGCACTGGTCATCGGACTGGCCTTCGGCGCCATCGCCGGTGCCACCCGCTACTGCAACATGGGTGCCGTGTCGGATTGGGTACTGACCGGTGACCTGGGCCGCATGCGGGCGTGGCTGCTGTCGATCGCCGTAGCCGTAGCCGGTGTCGCACTGCTCGAGTACGCCGGCGTCTTCGACCTCGACCAGACTCGAGTGAACTACCGCGCGGCGTACTTTCCCTGGCTGCGCTATCTGCTCGGCGGACTGCTGTTCGGCATCGGCATGGTGCTGGCCGGCGGCTGTACCACCAAGACACTGGTAAACATCGGTCAAGGCGACATGAAGTCGCTGTGGGCCTACGCGGTGGTGGGTCTGACCGCCGCGGGCCTGCTGTACTGGCCGGAGGCGCGCTGGTTCATCGACCAGACGCTCGCCTGGCCGGGGCTGAGCCTCGAATCGGTCTCGATCGAGCATCAGGATGTCGGCGCCGTGATCGCCGGCGTCACCGGGCAGGGCACGTTGGGCGACTGGCGTCTGGCTACCGCCCTCTTTATCGCCGCGGCACTGCTGCTATGGCTGTGGCGACTGGACGAGGCGCGCCGCATGCGTCGGCCGGACTTGATCGGTGGCCTCGGCATCGGACTGGTGATTACGGCCGGCTGGCTCTGGACCGGCTCGTCCACCGGCCAGGCCCTGATGAACGAGGCAAGCCTCGCCTTCCAGCCTCCGTCCGGCACCGGCAGCCAGTCACTGAGCTTCGTCGCGCCGGCGGCCGAGACCTTCCGCCTGGCGACCAACCCGATGCTGGCCTGGCTGACCTTCGGCATCGTCGCCATGGGTGGCGTCATCCTCGGCGCGGGGCTCTGGGCGGTGCTCCGTCGGCAGTTCCGTTGGCAGGGCTTTGGCTCCTGGCCACAGTTCGCCTCCTATACCGCCGGCGGTGCGTTGATGGGCAGCGGCGGCATCATCGCCATGGGCTGCTCGGTGGGCCAGGGACTGTCCGGCACCTCCACCCTCGCGTTTGGCAGCCTGCTCGCGCTTGGCACCATCGTGCTGGGTGCCTTCATCGCCCTGAAGACCCTGCTGTACCGGGCGCTCTACCCAGAAAGCCGTCCACACCTGACCGCCTGCGCGCTGCTCGCCGACATGCGATTGATTCCCTCCCGTTGCCACCCCTTCCGGGACGAGGATCCGAGCGGGACCCGCCCCAGCGGCTGCTCCCGCTAG
- a CDS encoding glutathione S-transferase family protein, whose product MSLLVEGKLHTDWFESESKGGEFVRKDSMFRHWITPDGSPGPSGEGGFPAEAGRYHLYVSYACPWAHRTLIFRALKGLNDLISVDVVHPYMGPEGWHFGDFPGATPDSQMGAHHLHQLYTRADPKASGIVTVPVLWDKKRQTIVNNESSEIIRMFNSAFDELTGNHDDYYPADARGAIDAINEIVYDTVNNGVYRAGFATTQSAYESAFERLFDTLDELEARLARQRYLVDERITEADWRLFTTLVRFDAVYYGHFKCNRNRLVDFPNLWAFTRELYQWPRVAETVNLQHIKHHYYRSHDWINPTGIVPAGPDIDFRQPHHRDQGGVLI is encoded by the coding sequence ATGAGCCTGCTTGTCGAGGGAAAACTGCACACCGACTGGTTCGAGTCGGAATCGAAGGGCGGCGAGTTCGTCCGCAAGGATTCGATGTTCCGTCACTGGATCACCCCCGATGGCTCACCGGGGCCGAGCGGCGAAGGCGGCTTTCCGGCCGAAGCCGGCCGCTATCACCTGTACGTCTCCTACGCCTGCCCCTGGGCGCACCGCACCCTGATCTTCCGGGCGCTCAAGGGGTTGAACGACCTGATCAGTGTCGATGTGGTCCACCCGTACATGGGGCCGGAGGGCTGGCATTTCGGCGATTTTCCCGGCGCGACGCCGGACAGCCAGATGGGCGCCCATCACCTGCACCAGCTCTATACCCGTGCGGACCCGAAGGCCAGTGGCATCGTCACTGTGCCGGTGCTCTGGGACAAGAAACGCCAGACGATCGTCAACAACGAGTCGTCCGAGATCATCCGCATGTTCAACTCGGCCTTCGACGAGCTCACCGGCAACCACGACGACTACTACCCGGCGGACGCCCGAGGCGCGATCGACGCGATCAACGAGATCGTCTACGACACCGTCAACAACGGCGTCTACCGGGCCGGGTTCGCCACCACACAGTCGGCCTACGAATCCGCTTTCGAGCGCCTGTTCGACACGCTCGACGAGCTCGAGGCGCGACTGGCCAGGCAGCGCTATCTGGTCGACGAGCGCATCACCGAGGCCGACTGGCGTCTGTTTACCACGCTGGTCCGTTTCGACGCCGTGTATTACGGCCACTTCAAGTGCAACCGGAACCGGCTGGTGGATTTTCCCAATCTCTGGGCATTCACCCGCGAGCTCTACCAGTGGCCGCGTGTGGCCGAGACCGTCAACCTCCAGCACATCAAGCACCACTATTACCGCAGCCACGACTGGATCAATCCCACCGGCATCGTGCCGGCCGGGCCGGACATCGATTTCCGGCAGCCACATCACCGAGATCAGGGAGGGGTGCTGATATGA
- the ppsA gene encoding phosphoenolpyruvate synthase, whose product MQFVRRFSELGMGDVAIVGGKNASLGEMVARLSERGVRVPNGFATTAEAYRHYLRHNDLESRIRETLESLDTNDVVALERAGRQIRHWIAEAEMPKDLAEEIVTAYHELGREYGENPDVAVRSSATAEDLPTASFAGQQESYLNIAGESALLDSIRHVFASLFTDRAISYRVHQGFDHMAVALSAGVQKMVRSDLAASGVMFTIDTESGFRDAVFITAAYGLGENVVQGAVNPDEFYVFKPMLTDDFCPIVSRQLGEKAVRMVYTEEARHGASTRNVDVPAEERRRFAITDEEVLTLARFAVEIERHYTEQAGEFRPMDIEWAKDGETGELFILQARPETVHSQREAATHATYRLEERGEVLVEGKSVGDRIAAGRARIIASSSDMGRLDEGEILITDMTDPDWEPIMKRAAAIVTNRGGRTCHAAIIAREMGIPAIVGCGDATERVPDGEEVTVSCADGSTGNVYRGILPFTVERLDLSGSEPTRTDLMINLGNPEQAFALSSLPAAGVGLARLEFIINNRIGVHPRALLEYDTLDADTRAEIDRHTAGYDDRHEYYIQTLAEGVGNIAAAFYPRPVIVRMSDFKSNEYASMIGGEGFEPHEENPMLGFRGASRYYADSFAEAFGLECEALRRVRERMGLTNAQVMLPFVRSVEEVDRVLDLMTKAGLERGRHDLKIYLMCEIPANALLADEFLERVDGFSIGSNDLTQLTLGVDRDSSLIEGLDERNPAVLKLMGMAIEACRRQGKYVGICGQAPSDFPEISRWLVEQGISSLSLNPDSLLPMQETVLAAEKGR is encoded by the coding sequence ATGCAATTTGTCCGTCGGTTTTCCGAACTCGGCATGGGCGACGTCGCCATTGTCGGGGGCAAGAACGCGTCGTTGGGTGAGATGGTGGCTCGCTTGTCCGAGCGAGGTGTTCGCGTCCCGAACGGCTTTGCCACGACGGCTGAGGCCTACCGCCACTACTTGCGACATAACGATCTGGAGTCCCGGATTCGCGAGACGCTCGAATCGCTGGACACGAATGATGTCGTTGCCCTTGAGCGCGCCGGGCGGCAGATTCGCCACTGGATCGCAGAAGCCGAGATGCCGAAGGATCTGGCCGAGGAGATCGTCACGGCGTATCACGAACTGGGCCGGGAGTACGGCGAGAATCCGGACGTCGCCGTGCGCAGTTCGGCCACCGCCGAGGACCTGCCGACCGCCTCCTTTGCCGGCCAGCAGGAGAGCTACCTGAACATTGCCGGCGAGTCGGCGCTGCTGGACAGCATCCGTCACGTCTTCGCCTCGCTGTTCACTGACCGGGCCATCTCCTACCGGGTCCACCAGGGTTTCGATCACATGGCCGTGGCACTGTCCGCCGGGGTGCAGAAGATGGTGCGTTCCGACCTGGCCGCCTCGGGGGTGATGTTCACCATCGATACGGAGTCCGGTTTCCGCGACGCGGTGTTCATCACGGCCGCCTACGGATTGGGCGAGAACGTCGTGCAGGGAGCGGTCAACCCGGACGAGTTCTATGTCTTCAAGCCGATGCTCACGGACGATTTCTGTCCGATCGTCTCGAGACAGCTCGGCGAGAAGGCCGTGCGGATGGTCTACACCGAGGAGGCGCGCCACGGGGCCTCGACTCGCAACGTCGACGTGCCGGCGGAGGAACGCCGGCGTTTCGCGATCACCGACGAGGAGGTGCTGACACTGGCACGCTTTGCCGTCGAGATCGAGCGGCACTACACCGAACAGGCGGGCGAATTCCGCCCGATGGACATCGAGTGGGCCAAGGATGGCGAGACGGGCGAGCTGTTCATCCTGCAGGCGCGTCCGGAGACCGTGCACTCGCAGCGCGAGGCGGCGACCCATGCCACCTATCGCCTCGAGGAGCGTGGCGAGGTACTCGTCGAGGGCAAGAGCGTCGGTGATCGCATCGCTGCCGGGCGGGCGCGCATCATCGCCTCGTCGTCAGACATGGGCCGGCTCGACGAAGGCGAGATCCTGATCACCGACATGACCGACCCCGATTGGGAGCCGATCATGAAACGCGCCGCGGCGATCGTTACCAACCGCGGCGGGCGGACCTGTCATGCCGCGATTATCGCCCGTGAAATGGGCATTCCGGCGATAGTGGGCTGTGGGGATGCCACGGAGCGCGTGCCGGACGGCGAGGAGGTGACCGTCTCCTGCGCCGATGGCAGCACCGGCAACGTCTACCGTGGCATCCTGCCGTTCACGGTCGAGCGGCTCGACCTCTCGGGGAGCGAGCCCACGCGTACCGATCTGATGATCAACCTCGGCAATCCGGAACAGGCCTTCGCGCTTTCCTCGTTACCGGCCGCCGGGGTGGGGCTCGCCCGGCTGGAGTTCATCATCAACAACCGCATCGGCGTGCACCCGCGCGCGCTGCTGGAATACGACACCCTGGATGCCGATACGCGCGCCGAGATCGATCGGCATACCGCTGGCTACGACGATCGCCACGAGTACTACATCCAGACGCTGGCCGAAGGGGTGGGGAACATCGCGGCCGCCTTCTACCCACGGCCCGTGATCGTGCGGATGTCGGATTTCAAGTCCAACGAATACGCCTCGATGATCGGCGGCGAGGGCTTCGAGCCGCACGAGGAGAATCCCATGCTCGGGTTCCGTGGTGCCTCGCGCTACTACGCCGACTCGTTCGCCGAGGCGTTCGGGCTCGAGTGCGAGGCGCTGCGCCGTGTGCGGGAACGCATGGGCCTGACCAACGCCCAGGTGATGCTGCCGTTTGTCCGCAGCGTGGAGGAAGTCGATCGCGTGCTCGACCTGATGACGAAGGCCGGGCTCGAGCGCGGCCGACATGACCTCAAGATCTACCTGATGTGCGAGATCCCGGCGAACGCGCTGCTGGCGGACGAGTTCCTCGAACGCGTCGACGGCTTCTCCATCGGGTCGAACGACCTGACGCAGCTCACCCTGGGCGTGGACCGCGACTCCTCGCTGATCGAGGGACTCGACGAGCGCAACCCGGCGGTGCTGAAACTGATGGGCATGGCCATCGAGGCCTGCCGGCGCCAGGGCAAGTACGTCGGCATCTGTGGGCAGGCGCCATCGGATTTTCCCGAAATCAGCCGCTGGTTGGTCGAGCAGGGCATCTCGAGTCTCTCTCTCAACCCCGACAGTCTGCTCCCGATGCAGGAAACGGTGCTGGCGGCGGAAAAGGGGCGATAG
- a CDS encoding Na/Pi cotransporter family protein has protein sequence MNLSLTLTFLGGVGLFLLGMRLMTDGLKVAAGDALREILARGTATTPRGILSGIAITAVVQSSSAVIFATVGFVNAGLLTLFQAIGVIIGSNIGTTATSWLVALVGFKVDLQALALPAVAIGMLLRVTGQGKRRAYLGDALTGFGIFFLGLDVLKTAFGDFGESFDLAEHTGNGILSLLMFVAIGVVMTVVMNSSSASLALTLTAAGTGLIPVTAGAAMVIGANVGTTSTALFAVIDATSSAKRAAVAHVLFNVVVGVVAFAGLPVLLWLVAHAAELLRLEPGPATSLAIFHTTTKLLGMAIFWPLTHRLVGLLETRFRTAEEDEGRPRHLDRHIASTPDLALDALDMELRRIGEIARRGARDVISMEGSAAIDRLHRDREIVDRLILATAEFSNRAQYGEIPASIAEGFPLAMRISRYYGDIVEHVEEIAKIEATVTTPSDPSLREALTEFRRETARFLSLADPDVEGFGMKPLKRAIKDFADDYQAVKALLLRAGADDRLPVRQMVARLDELSHVRRIVDQAYKAAKYTRKLRKQIHQPGTEVAIEGEETYRDDAVLRMTDAHTPGNREDESNDEAEDNGRRTDS, from the coding sequence ATGAATCTGAGTCTCACCCTGACTTTCCTCGGCGGCGTCGGGCTTTTCCTGCTGGGCATGCGGCTGATGACCGACGGTCTCAAGGTGGCAGCCGGTGATGCGTTGCGCGAGATACTCGCGCGCGGCACGGCCACCACGCCCCGCGGCATCCTTTCGGGCATTGCGATCACCGCCGTGGTGCAGTCCTCCTCGGCCGTCATCTTCGCCACGGTGGGGTTCGTCAACGCCGGGCTGCTGACGCTGTTCCAGGCGATCGGGGTGATCATCGGCAGCAACATCGGCACCACCGCGACCTCGTGGCTGGTCGCGCTGGTCGGCTTCAAGGTCGACCTGCAGGCCCTCGCCCTGCCGGCGGTGGCCATCGGCATGCTGTTGCGCGTCACCGGCCAAGGCAAACGTCGCGCCTATCTCGGCGACGCGCTAACCGGGTTCGGCATCTTCTTTCTCGGCCTGGACGTGCTCAAGACGGCCTTCGGTGATTTCGGAGAAAGCTTCGATCTCGCCGAGCACACCGGCAACGGCATCCTCAGTCTGCTGATGTTCGTCGCCATCGGCGTGGTGATGACGGTGGTGATGAATTCATCCAGTGCCTCGCTCGCCCTCACCCTGACCGCCGCCGGCACCGGCCTGATCCCGGTGACCGCGGGTGCCGCCATGGTGATCGGCGCCAACGTCGGCACCACCTCGACCGCCCTGTTCGCGGTGATCGACGCCACCTCCTCGGCAAAGCGCGCGGCAGTGGCCCACGTGCTATTCAACGTCGTCGTCGGCGTGGTCGCCTTCGCCGGCTTGCCGGTGCTGCTGTGGCTGGTCGCCCACGCGGCCGAGCTGCTGCGCCTGGAGCCCGGCCCGGCGACCTCGCTGGCCATCTTCCACACCACTACCAAGCTCCTCGGGATGGCGATCTTCTGGCCGCTGACGCACCGGCTCGTGGGCCTGCTCGAGACCCGATTCCGCACTGCCGAGGAGGACGAGGGCCGCCCCCGCCACCTCGACCGGCACATCGCCTCGACGCCCGACCTTGCACTCGATGCGCTCGACATGGAACTCCGACGCATCGGCGAGATCGCCCGCCGGGGCGCCCGAGACGTGATCAGCATGGAAGGGTCCGCGGCGATCGACCGGCTGCATCGGGACCGCGAGATTGTCGACCGACTGATACTGGCCACCGCCGAGTTCAGCAATCGCGCCCAGTACGGCGAGATCCCGGCCTCGATCGCCGAGGGCTTCCCGCTGGCTATGCGCATCAGCCGCTACTACGGCGACATCGTCGAGCACGTCGAGGAGATCGCGAAAATCGAGGCGACCGTGACCACGCCGTCCGACCCGAGCCTGCGCGAGGCGCTCACCGAATTCCGCCGCGAGACCGCCCGCTTCCTGTCACTCGCCGACCCGGACGTCGAGGGCTTCGGCATGAAACCGCTCAAGCGGGCGATCAAGGACTTCGCCGACGACTACCAGGCCGTCAAGGCACTGTTGCTGCGAGCCGGCGCCGACGACCGTCTGCCAGTGCGCCAGATGGTCGCCCGCCTCGACGAGTTGAGCCACGTCCGCCGAATCGTCGATCAGGCCTACAAGGCGGCCAAGTACACCCGAAAACTACGCAAGCAGATCCACCAGCCGGGCACGGAAGTGGCTATCGAGGGCGAAGAGACATACCGCGACGATGCCGTGCTGCGCATGACGGATGCCCATACCCCGGGTAACCGGGAAGACGAATCGAACGACGAGGCGGAGGACAACGGCCGGCGCACGGATTCGTAA
- a CDS encoding choice-of-anchor F family protein, with amino-acid sequence MKKVQSSQFRRNTLSVLVAIGCGVWGSQAIAGEVLNLDYTAGDGFVFYDESDGLHEPGLKIITEQTNNDDANGTTPRTALNCILSNRDGVVCDSPPRSSKRVKNHLTGVGAFDTVYTTASTGGTTEYFNYGKITNDTGARLTGFRVIVGTGTGENFVAADDSSLAGLLSLDGYDGDQQDPRAQVPCGLFGSNCAQTGEVGYFEMQDGVDDGNDEFSFVLNGTDTLVASGITDDYLAIVGDGLLSSNQVPDGLFLDDGDPDTEDELLYWYTGNEWRDGNNQPVDQATVDAAKAQSNTYVSEIEDMANANLNYSFDIADVNGFTVRFVPVFSPIVTAAASDYQFGVAAGLDSSAISFLDADPEYATIIGDVLALPTAAEQQQALERIGTSYLRNYGTQGFLIGRDQFDQVLSHLSRGRMTATTASGQMNASATSVEDISAVRLASSDSSPQALAGLMAGTGSDGTMALTDRFSVFFGGSISQGEMDSTTNGAGADYDGYSLTGGADYRFFENTRLGAAIGYGENDASVVDNRGDLTVDGTTAMLYGSYGEATGPFVDAAAGYSWLDYENDRYIVVGDSINERAQSDTDGTQKSFTLGGGYNFELGRVIAGPSARFEYHNLDIDGYEETGAGVLSMSVEDMEFKSRTMWFGGQVAMPMELDNGGSIRPHASLHLVKELENGGSSVQTNFTGGTLPFSTPIDGRDDSYYRAGLGLDANFTSFGQPMTVSLNYDGTLGNDDYDEHRGSVSVSMYF; translated from the coding sequence ATGAAAAAAGTGCAATCGAGCCAATTCCGCAGGAACACTCTCTCCGTACTGGTCGCCATTGGATGTGGCGTCTGGGGCAGTCAGGCGATCGCTGGCGAGGTCCTGAACCTCGACTACACCGCCGGTGATGGTTTCGTTTTCTATGACGAGTCGGATGGACTGCACGAGCCGGGCCTGAAGATCATCACCGAGCAAACGAACAATGACGATGCTAACGGCACCACGCCGCGCACGGCACTCAACTGCATTCTCTCCAACCGCGACGGGGTCGTTTGTGATTCACCCCCGCGTTCGAGCAAGCGGGTCAAGAACCACCTGACCGGAGTGGGTGCCTTCGACACGGTCTACACCACCGCCTCGACCGGCGGTACCACCGAGTACTTCAACTACGGCAAGATCACCAACGACACCGGCGCCCGCCTCACCGGCTTTCGCGTGATTGTCGGCACCGGCACCGGCGAAAATTTTGTTGCTGCGGACGATTCCAGCCTCGCCGGCCTGCTCTCCCTCGACGGCTACGACGGTGACCAGCAGGACCCGCGCGCCCAGGTGCCCTGCGGGCTATTCGGCTCCAACTGTGCCCAGACCGGAGAAGTCGGCTATTTCGAGATGCAGGATGGCGTAGACGACGGCAACGATGAGTTCAGCTTCGTGCTGAACGGCACCGATACGCTCGTCGCAAGCGGCATCACGGACGATTACCTCGCGATCGTGGGTGACGGCCTGCTCTCCTCCAACCAGGTACCGGATGGCCTGTTCCTCGATGACGGCGATCCGGACACCGAGGACGAACTCCTGTACTGGTACACCGGTAACGAATGGCGGGACGGCAACAACCAGCCGGTCGACCAGGCGACCGTCGACGCGGCGAAGGCTCAGTCGAACACGTACGTGTCCGAAATCGAGGACATGGCGAACGCCAACCTCAACTACTCATTCGATATCGCTGATGTCAACGGCTTCACGGTGCGCTTCGTCCCGGTCTTCTCGCCGATCGTCACGGCGGCAGCCTCTGACTACCAGTTCGGCGTTGCCGCCGGTCTCGATAGCAGCGCGATCAGCTTCCTGGACGCGGATCCCGAGTACGCCACCATCATCGGCGACGTGCTCGCCCTACCGACTGCAGCCGAACAGCAACAGGCTCTCGAACGCATCGGGACCAGCTACCTTCGCAACTACGGCACCCAGGGTTTCCTGATCGGTCGCGATCAGTTCGATCAGGTACTCAGCCATCTGTCGCGCGGTCGGATGACGGCTACCACCGCCAGCGGGCAAATGAACGCCAGCGCAACCTCCGTTGAGGACATCAGCGCCGTACGACTGGCATCTTCGGATTCCTCACCGCAAGCACTCGCGGGCCTGATGGCAGGTACCGGCTCGGACGGCACCATGGCCCTGACCGACCGATTCTCCGTGTTCTTCGGCGGCAGCATCTCGCAGGGCGAGATGGACAGCACCACCAACGGCGCCGGCGCCGACTACGACGGCTACAGCCTCACCGGCGGCGCGGACTACCGCTTCTTCGAGAACACCCGCCTGGGTGCCGCAATCGGTTACGGCGAAAACGATGCCAGCGTAGTCGACAACCGTGGTGACCTGACGGTCGACGGAACCACCGCCATGCTCTACGGCAGCTACGGCGAAGCGACCGGCCCGTTCGTCGATGCCGCGGCAGGCTACTCGTGGCTCGACTACGAGAACGATCGCTACATCGTAGTCGGTGACAGCATCAACGAGCGTGCCCAAAGCGATACCGACGGCACGCAGAAGAGCTTCACCCTCGGTGGTGGCTACAACTTCGAACTGGGTCGCGTGATTGCCGGTCCGAGCGCGCGCTTCGAGTACCACAACCTCGACATCGACGGTTACGAGGAGACCGGCGCCGGCGTGCTCTCCATGTCGGTCGAGGACATGGAATTCAAATCCCGCACCATGTGGTTCGGTGGCCAGGTCGCCATGCCGATGGAGCTGGACAATGGCGGCTCGATCCGCCCGCACGCCTCACTTCACCTGGTGAAAGAGCTGGAGAACGGTGGCAGCTCGGTGCAGACCAACTTCACCGGTGGCACCCTGCCCTTCAGCACCCCGATCGACGGTCGTGACGACAGCTACTACCGTGCAGGCTTGGGCCTGGATGCCAACTTCACCTCGTTCGGTCAGCCGATGACCGTTTCGCTCAACTACGACGGCACGCTCGGCAACGACGACTACGACGAGCACCGCGGTAGCGTCAGCGTCAGCATGTACTTCTGA
- a CDS encoding pirin family protein: protein MSVTIRDATVMQEGAGARVKRHLPLPAFMNFDPFVMFDHFELSPGTGFPEHPHRGFEAITYLFNGEIEHRDNLGNVSRVGAGGVQRFTAGAGIVHSEMPSVEETTSGIQLWVNLPKRLKTRQPSYQEAPTDSIPEAAIPGGRERRIAGEGGEVSLLTEALYRHVTLEAGADYELDLPEGWRAIVYLKTGTAEVNGNGLTSAQAAFVEDESRIHVRPTSASELMIAAAHPHGEPIRQRGPYVD from the coding sequence ATGAGCGTGACGATTCGCGATGCGACCGTGATGCAGGAGGGTGCCGGCGCGCGCGTCAAGCGTCATCTGCCGTTGCCGGCATTCATGAACTTCGATCCGTTCGTGATGTTCGATCACTTCGAGCTCAGTCCCGGCACCGGCTTTCCGGAGCATCCTCACCGGGGCTTCGAGGCGATCACCTACCTGTTCAACGGCGAGATCGAGCACCGGGACAATCTGGGCAATGTCTCGCGGGTGGGCGCCGGAGGGGTGCAGCGTTTCACGGCGGGCGCCGGGATCGTGCACTCGGAGATGCCCTCGGTGGAGGAGACGACCAGCGGCATCCAGTTGTGGGTGAACCTGCCGAAGCGCCTCAAGACCCGGCAACCAAGCTACCAGGAGGCCCCGACCGACTCGATCCCCGAGGCGGCCATTCCCGGTGGCCGTGAACGTCGCATCGCGGGAGAGGGCGGCGAGGTGAGCCTGCTGACCGAGGCGCTCTACCGGCATGTGACGCTGGAAGCCGGTGCCGACTACGAACTGGATCTGCCGGAAGGCTGGCGGGCGATCGTCTATCTCAAGACGGGGACGGCCGAGGTGAACGGCAACGGTCTGACGAGCGCTCAGGCTGCCTTTGTCGAAGACGAGTCGCGCATCCATGTGCGACCCACCTCAGCCAGCGAACTGATGATCGCGGCGGCTCACCCTCACGGCGAACCCATCCGCCAACGGGGCCCGTACGTGGATTGA